The sequence below is a genomic window from Treponema primitia ZAS-1.
CGGTAAATATCGGCTTTTCCAATAACCAGCCCAAGGTGGAGATCGAAATTCTCAACGACTTTGTCTCCCGGAATTTCGCCGGGATCATCCTTATCAGCTGTATGTCCAACGATACCCAGTATTTTGAAAAGCTCCTTTCCCACCGCATCCCGGTGGTTTTTATCGAGCGGCGGCCCCTGAATCCGGACATCAACTTTGTGGGGATTACCAATAAAAAGACCATGAGCTACCTTACGGAACAGCTCTATTCCCAGGGCTACCGGGACATATCCCTCTATTGCGGGTCCCCGGGGATGAGCAGCGAAAGCGATTGTGTCGGGGCCTTCCGGGAATTCTGCCAGAAAAAGAAAGTCCGGGCGGAGGATCACATAAACTACACCAATATGTCAAAGGAGGACGCTTTCCGGGTTGCCCTTGTTAAATTGTACGATAACCCGAAACCGGAGGCGATCATCGCCACGTCGGGGAATATTGCCCAGGGGATACAGGAAAGCGCCAAGGTTTTGGGATTATCACTGGAGGGGAGTATTATCATCGCCTTTTCCGAAGAAACCTGGATGGATACCCAATACCGGTCCGCCCTGGGAACTTCCCGGCCCGCCTTCAAACTTGGAGCAGCCGGGGCGTCCCTGCTCCTGCGGCACATAAACGAAGAGCTCCCCCATGAATCCATTCTGCTGGATGATAATTGTATTAAAACCGGCCTCAGCATTCCTCCCTTTCAGCCCCAGGAAGAACCGGTAGAAAAGGGAGATATACAGGAACTTTCCCTGCTCATGGAGGACAGCCCCTTTACCCAGGCGGTAAAGATACTGTCGAGAAAATTCCGCAACGATTACGGCATAGCTCTGAACATAGAAACCGAAAGCCAGAGCAGACTACCCGAACGGATTATAGAAGATGCCCTATCAAAGGATCCCCGGTTTGATGTATACATGTTCGATATGCCCTGGCTCAATTTTCTGGTGCAGAATAATTTTCTTGAGGACCTGACCGATTTTATTACCGAGGACCGGAATTTTTTCAATTCCATACTCCGGGAAAACCTTAAGGATTCCCTGTACCAGAACCGGTATTACAGCGTTCCCTTTATCGGTGGCGCACAGATACTGTTCTACCGGAACGACCTCTTTGAGGACCCCCTGATAGGAAAGGATTTCTACACCAAGCATGGGTACAAGCTGCAGCCCCCACGGACCTGGGCAGAATTCAACGCCGTGGCTTCCTTCTTTACCCGGGAACACAATCCAAACTCGCCGGTGGAATACGGGACCAGCTGTCCGGGAATTATAGCCGAAGAATTCTGCCCGGAAATTTACAACCGTATCTGGGGTTTTAACGGAACCATGTTCAGCAATAAGACCCTCCCCTGTTTTAATACAGAAAATAACCGAAGGGCCTTTAAAAATCTTATTGAATTACAGCCCTGTACCTCCCGTCCAATTTTGGAGACCAGCATCAACAATACCCTGGAGGATTTTTCAACCGGTAAGACCGCCATGCTGGTAACCTATACTTCATATGCGTCGCAGATAATGAACGCCATCAATCAGCAGATCTACGGGAAGCTGGGGTTTACCTTCGTTCCCCGCAGAACCTCTATTGCGGTGGGCTGGAATTTGGGACTCAACATCTTTTCAAAAAAGAAGGACATTGCCCTGCAATTTTTTAAGTGGCTCTACCGCAAGGATCTGAACTACTACCTTACCATCCTGGACGGCCAGTCAACTTCGGTGTACCCCTACGAGAACAACGAACTTTTAAAGCTGTACCCCTGGATGCAGATAACCCTGGATAATTTTAAGTATGCCCGGAAACGGGTGGCGGGATCTAAGAAGAATTTTCTTACCATACCCTGGAATAAAATTGAAGATATTATCTATTTTAACACCAAACGGATGTTCGACCGCGTCCCGGTGGAACAATGCCTTTCGGATATTGATTACAGCCTGACCCAGCTCATGGCCGTCTACGGACATTTCCGAAGGGGAAACTAATATCTATTCTGTTTTTGGCGCAGCAGGATTACTGTGCGGCTTGTGTCTGCGGCGGCGGCGTTTTTTAGCGCCCCCTTCTCCGGCAGGGGATGTAACGGAAGGATGCGGGGGAAGTATGCCGGGACCCGGGAAATCGGGGGCGGCCAGGGGTTCACGATCCTGAACTTGGGGTTTGCCCCGGTCAAAAAAGCGGACCTTCTTTACGTTCTGGCCATGCTCAGCAAAAATAAGCCGTACCGCATGGTCCAGTTCCATCCGGGGAGGGTTCATGGGAAGGACGAACTGCCGGGCGGCCATGAAGGCGATCTTGTAGTTTTCCGTCAGTCCCTCGGCGTCCCAGTCAATAAAATCAACCAGATAATCCCGAATCAGGGCTGCCAGAGTTTCTCCGGGTTTCGGGTTTCCGTTCCGGCTCAATTCACCCAGACCCTTCAGATACCGGGACCGGAATTTTTCGCTTTCCTTCATCTGGCGCGAGGCATTGGGCTGGAGGTACCGGTAGAGGCCGAAGTATTCAAGGCTTTCTGTTATCTCTGCGGCACAGGGGGAATGGATGATCTTGAAGATCTCCTCCGTAAGCCGTGAGGGGGATACCGGAGCGAGCAGGGAAGCTTGTTTTTTTATTTTCCATCTCAGGGTAAGGGGGATTTTAAATCCCGTAGTGGCGGCGTACTTGACCGCCCGGATCATCCGCACCGGATCATCCTTAAAGATAAAGGACAGGGGGATGATGGGGCGTATCAGCTTATTCCGGATATCCTTCATGCCCCCCACATAGTCCACCACCACCTGTTTACCGGGATCATAAAAAAGGGCATTTATGGAAAAATCCCGGCGAAGCACATCCTCCTCTATGGTCCCGAAGGTATTGCTGGTGGAACCGTCCTTGAGGGAACGGAAGGTGGAAACTTCAAAAATTTTCGGACCAAAGTACACATGGACCAGCCTGAAACGGCGGCCTATAACCCGGGCGTTCCGGAATATCTTCTTGATCCTGGTGGGGCTGGCTTCGCTTACGATGTCAAAATCCTTAGGCTTTTTCCTCAGCATGAGGTCCCGAACCGCGCCGCCGACTATGTAGGTCTCAAAACCATTGGCCCGCAGCCGCTCGATGATATACACCGCATCACTGTCCACATCAGAAAAACTGATGCCGTGTTCGTTTTGTGTATAAACAATCGCTTTTTTAACGGGTTTGCCGTTCTTTTCCGCCCCATATCGGATGCGCAAGGGAGCCTCGCTTAGTTAACAGAATAAGGAATGATACACTAAAGATGCAGACACAAAATGATGATCATAGGTATACAAAAAAAACACGCCCCTGTCTATGGGCTGCCTAGTCTCGTCTATTGCGGCAGACGGGGGGTAAGCCAGCGGAGGATATTGCCCATCACTTCTTCCCGGTTGGTTTCGTTTAAGAGTTCATGCCGGGCATCGGGGTAGAGGACAAATTCCAAGTCGTGGATACCCATGGACCGGTAGGCGTTGATCAGGGCGGTGGGGCTTTTCCCCATATCCCCCACGGGATCGGCGCTGCCGCTAAAAATGTATATAGGCAGGGTCCGGGGGATACGTTCCATGGCTTGGGGCCGGTGTATCGCCCCAAGCGCCTGGATCAGGTCCCGGTAGAACCCGGAGGAACAGGTGTTTCCGCAGAGGGGATCCACCGCAAAGGCGTCGTTCTGTTTGTCATCCCGGGAAAGCCAATCATAGGGAGTCCGATTAGGGCGAAAAGGCTTATTATAGGCGCCATCCGCCAGGGCCACGGACAGACGGGAAGGCCGGCGGCTCCCCCGGAGCATGGCGATAAGGCCCATCAGGGGCGCCCCAAGGGTGATTTTCAGGCCATCGGGCCCCCGGGTTCCCGAAAGCAGGCACCCGGCCAGACGGTCACCGTGGGCTTCGATATAGGCTTGGGTTAGAAAGGAACCCCATGAATGACCCAGGATATACAGGGGGAGCTTGGGGTGGGCTTCCTTAACGGCATCAACCAGGATATTGATATCCGCAACTACCCGGAAAAAACCGTTCCTATCCGCACAATGCCCCAGGAGGCCTCCATTGCCGGGATCGTTCACCGTCCTATCGGCGGTCATGCCGTGTCCCCGGGCATCCGCCGCCCATACCTCAAAACCCGCTCCGGCTAACCGCAAAGCCAGGGGCTCATACCGGAGGGAATGTTCCGCCATTCCATGAACGATAAGCAATACCGCCCGGGCCGGTCCCTGGGGCACCCAGCGCCTAAGAAAAAGGCGGGCGCCGTCATCGCTTGTTACCCATTCTTCAACCATATGCTCTGAGTATAATCCCTATATTATAATCCTGACAATAGCGGTATAATATCCCCTCAATGGCAGTCGGTGAAATCTTTACCGCCCCGGTGGAGCATATTGCCTCAGGCGGCGCGGGTATCCTGAGTTTTCAGGGCAAACGAATTTTTATGGACCTCAGCGCTCCGGGGGATACCGTGACCGGCCGGATTACCCTGGAAAACCGCCACTGGGCCCGGGCCGAACTGGTGGAACTGTCCACAGCCTCCCCCCTCCGGGCTGAACCGGCCTGCCCCCTCTACGGGATATGCGGCGGCTGTTCCCTCCAGCACCTAAACTACGAAACTCAGCTTGCGGAAAAAACGCTTATACTCCGGGATGCCTTTACCCGCCTAGGCGGTATCCCCCTGCCCAATGAGATACCCCTTATCCCCTCCCCTCCCTGGGAATACCGGAACCGTATACAACTGCACCGTATTCCCAATCGTAAAGGGGGAAACGCCTTGGGCTTCAAGGCCCGCAAAAGCGATGCAATCATCCCCATTACGGACTGCCCCGTCTCCGATCCGGAACTCCGGGCGGTTCTCCGGGAAGCTTCCGCCCAGCCGCCCTCCGGCCAGGACCGGTTTACCCTCTATTCCCGAGGCAATACCCTGGTAAGCGAGGGGAGTATCCGGGGTAAAACCCAGCGCCGGGGCACCGTAATACTGCGTGGTAAGGAGATCCGCATGGACGCAGGGGTGTTTTTCCAGAGCAACGGCGCCATGCTGGAAAGGCTCATCGACGACCTGCTCAGTATTGCTGCGGAAGCGGATACGGGGCTCCCCATGGCGGATCTGTACTGCGGGGTGGGAACCTTCGCGGCCTTTCTGGGGAAACAATTTCCCCGCGCGGATCTGGTAGAGGAGAACCCGGAAGCCATAGTCCTGGCCCGGGAAAACACCCGGGGTATGGAAACCCGGCTCTTCGCCCAAACCGGGGATCTCTGGGTACAGGGCTGTAGTATGGATACCCGGTACGGCTTTATGGTAGCCGACCCGCCCCGCCAGGGTCTCTCCCCTGCCCTGCGCCGGGCCCTGGCCCAAAAGGGCCCCCCGGTTCTGGCCTATGTGTCCTGCGATCCCGCCACCCTGGCCCGGGACAGCGGGGAATTATTGGCCGGAGGCTACCGGCTGGATAGTCTCACGGGCTACGATTTTTATCCCCAGACCGCGCATATCGAAAGTTTAGCGGTGTTTACGCGATAAAGGCATTGAATGGATACAGAGGGTTGAAGAAACGAATATTGAAAGCCTGATGCGAACCACCTTGATAAGATGGTCTGAATTGGTCGCGCCCAAACCGCTGATTGTCCTATTTGGGCTTTTGGCAGACTAATTCCGAAGTGTGGGAACAGGCCGCAGACTACCAAGTGGTTCAAAAACGGAGATGTAACGGTGGTAGGGTGTTAAAGATTGGTCGACCCGGTAATAAAGAAATTAGTGCCGGGAAGCAAAATTTATAGAATTTTCTGTAATTTTGTTAAAAAATATCGAATAGCTCTAGCATAAAGTGGAATATTATATTATTTGTGTTATAGTATATATAAATTCATTAAAAATGCCTGTACTGCCTAAGCCTGATTATTAAAAAGAAGGAGTATCTATGAAAAGAAAGAATTTTTTGTCCTACGCTCTGGAGAACAAACCAAAGGTTGGTTTGTTGCTGGCTATTTTCGGCATGGCTCTCGCCGTCGGGACTTTTATTTCCTGTGAAAACGGCTTGGGTGGAGCGGTCGATTTGTCTGATCTCATAAAGACAGAAACCGTCGTCGTTACGAAACCCGGGGAAATTATCTATGAGACTCTACCCCCTGAGGATAACGGCAAACTAACGATTAAAAACACCACGGAAGGTCAAACCATCCATTTTATCCGGGTCAAATACCCCGATGAGACTTATAAAGTCATCCCCGCAAATGTTGGGACCGGGGAAGAAAAAGTACTTTCCCTTCCCGCCGGAGACTACGAGGTATCCATCAGTGAAGATGGCGTCCATTATTCAAGCGTAGAGACTCTTGCCATTGAGTCAATCACCGACGACCCGGTAGGTAAAACCTTGGATACCACGGATAATTTCAAGCCCCCCTTATGGTGGAAGACCGGCGGGCATAACGATTCGAGTGATCCCAAGTATGACCCTAATTACGACGAATGGAATCCTGATAACCCCGTTTCTCCCAATAAGGGAACCGACGGCGGGGGGACCGACGAAACTACCACCCAAAGGCCTTACCCTGGCCTGGGGTACCTGGAAGTTATAAATAACAGTAACTACCCGCTTGACATAATAAAAGTAACCTATTTCGCCTGGCCTGACGGTTCTACCGAAAATTTACCTGCAATCAGTTTGGAAAACCCCACGAACGAACTAACCTTTACCCTGGATCCGCAGCTTGAAAAGGAGCAGTCTATCATTTTAACCCTCCCCGCCGGAAGCTATAAGGTTGAATTAGGCTATAAAGGGGGTAATCAAAATCCTTCATGGCTTGGGAAAAGTGAAAATCTTGTAGAAGAGGGAAAAACATCCAAGGTAGAATTGAAATCCGAGGGTGGTAATAGCGGCGGCGGGACTACCGGGACTACCCCTCCGGCTGAAACAACAGGCTCCTATTACATAATCGTCAAAAATCAGTACAAAGACACGATTGTTAATGCAATCAACGTGTACCAGGTGCCCGGCAGCGCCCCCAACAATACTACCACGCTGGCCCCGAACCCCACGGGGATAGTAGTTACGCCTCCCCTTAACTTTGGGGATACCTACTACTACAAGGTCCCCACCACCGGCGAATACAAGGTACGGATGGGGTTCTACGATCCATCCAAGCCAAAGGGGCCGGGCAACCCGTTCTGGTATAACTCCCCCAGTGACGATACCGACCCGGATCACCCGGCCAGCTGGACGGAACCGGGAGATGTGATAACTGTGGGGAATGATCCTAATTTTAAGGAAACAAACAAGGATAACTCCACGGATTATTCGACGGGGGAAAATAATCCCGGAAAGAACACCGGGGAGAAACAGCCTGGCGCCTATTTTATAGCCGTCGAAAATAAATACTCGGGCAAGACGATTAATGTAATCAATGTGTATCAGGTGCCTGGCACCGCCCAGACCCCTATGGTTCCAAACCCCAGCGGCTTAGTATTTATCGATCCCCTTGCCTATGGCGAAACCTATTACCACCAGGTACCTTCAAAGGGAAGCTATAAGGTGCGTGTGGGGTACTACGATGAAACAAAGCCAATAGGGCCGGGCAATCCCGAGTGGTTCAACGCCTCCAACAATGATGCTGATCCTAATGACCCGGCCGATTGGGTCAACGAGCCTGTTGACAGGATTGTGGATACCCAGCCCAGTACCTATCATATAATCGTCATTAATCAATATCCGGGCACGTACATTAATGTAATTAACGTGTACCAGGTGCCCGGCATCGCCCAGACCCCTATGGTTCCAAACCCCAGCGGCCTGGTATTTATCAATCCCCCCCTTGCCTTTGGCGAAACCTATTACTACGAAGTCCCTTCAGCGGGAAGCTATAAGGTGCGTATGGGGTATTACGATCCAACAAAGCCAATAGGGCCGGGCAATCCCTGGTGGTACAACGCTTCCAACAATGATCTTGATCCTGGCGACCCGGCCGATTGGGTCAACGAGCCTAAAAATACCGTTGTTATCGGTACAAACCCGCCGTCTGTCGTGACAGACAATACGGGCGAGATAGATAACTCGAACGACCCCAACAACAAAGGCAAAATAACAGGGCCTGTAGCTACTCCGCATAAATGGGCATATTTAAAGGTAGTGAATACGGGCAAAAATAAAATCTATGCGGTGTTAGCCACCAATCGTTCAACGGATGATACGCTTCATCCGGCTGATGCTGCCCATGGTAATCAGCCCTGGTTTGACTACGGGGACGTGACGCCCCTCAAAGGGCAGACGGACATGACAAAATCCGCTGTGCGCAACCTGCTCCACAATTCTTCCACCCACCTCGGGACCAACGCGTATACCGAGGAAATGGAAGTCCCGCCCGGGGAAATGTATATCCATGTTTATCACAGCTCCGGTACCTCCAAGGTAGTTTATCATGAGCGCATAACGATAAATACCTACATTGATGTTTTGACCATCGTCAGCTTTAAGGATACAACCTGGGAGACATATCCGGAGTACACCACGCCGACGGCACTGCGGGATAACCCGGACTCCGTGGGTTCGGTAACTATTGTTAACCGTGAAAGCACGAAGGGCCATATACCAATTGAGCGGGTGCTTATCACCAATTACGCCGAAGCTGAAAAAGTGGTTGCTTTAACCGACATTAATTTAGGGCTTTATACTGCATACATTGACTGGAGAGAAGGCTATATGCCACAGAGCGATACACTACTAGCAGGAAAACCATACCCATCAAACAAAAAAGGTTCACCGAGATCCGACAAAATACCGAATGTCCTTTCGATGAACCAACACGTACCGCCGCAGTCTGCTATTAATGAAGGTTTGTTTAGTAACTGGAATGGTGATATGGTTGTTAATAAGAAGGTCGAAAAAGTATTCGGTGTACCGCAAAATAGTTCGATAACTTTCAACCTAAAACCGGGGCTCTACCGTATTGCTGTCCGTTCAGCCAAGGATGACCATTGGTACGGGGGGAAGACACTGTACTTCTGGAAAGCCGTTCATATCCGGGAGGGCGTGCCTACGGTACTCACCTATGACGGGTATCATCTTGAACCCTAGTTTTTTGAAGGAACTTTAGATTGAACCCAAAGGCCCTGGCTCATGCCAGGGCCTTTTTTAAAAGCCTAACAAAAATTGTAGTAAACTTCCGATACTGTATTATGAACCCAAAAACCCAGCTCTTCCTTTTCTGCGCCGTCCTCGGCCTTTTGTCCCCGGCCCTTGGGGCCCAGCAGGCGCCCGCTTGGCGTCAAGCCTTGGGGGGGGCGGTGATCGGCGCTCCCGCAGCCCAGGCGGAGTCGGTGGTGGCGATCTGCGATGGGGGAACTGTGGAAGCCTACAGCCGCCAGGGGATCCACCTTTGGAGCTTCAACGCCCGGGGCCGGCTAAGCCCCTACCTCACCAGATCACCGGAAGGGACCAGTTATGTATGCCGAACCAACGGGCTCCTTATCGCCCTAAACCGGATAGGCCGGGAAGTATGGCGGGTCAGCCTGGGAAGCCCCATCACAGCGCCGGTTCTGGTGGGCTGGGATGGGCGTATCTTCGTTCCCACGGCTACCCAAATCGCCTGTTATACCGCCTCGGGGTTTCTGCTCTGGTCGAAGCCCCTGAACGGCGCCCTTGCCCTTAAGCCCCAGCCGGATAAGCTGGGGGGTCTCCTCACGGTCCGCAGTGACGGGCAGCTCCTTATCCTGGGTCCCTACGGAAATGTTATATCCCGGCGGCTGAACGAAGTACCCGCCGCCGTTCTTCCCCTGGATGCCGCGGCCGCAAAGCTGCTGGCCCCCGGCGCCTCCAGGGCTGCCGTGGATATCGTGAAGGCCGCTGCCGAAGAGGCCGCCAAGCTTGCCGCCGAAGCCAAAGCCGCCGCAATCCGGGCTAAGGAGGCCGCCGATAGGGCCGCCGCCGCCGCTGCAGCCGCCCCCGCAAATAACGGAGCCCAGACCGCCGCCAAAAGCGCTGAGGAGGCTGCGGTTGTTGCCGCCCTAAACGCCGCTGAAAAGACACGGGCCGCTGAAGAAGCCGCCGCACGACGGCCCCCGGTATTCCGCGGGGATGAGCAGACCGTGCTGGTGATATATAAAAACGGTCAGGCCGAATCGATACGCTGGTACAACGACGGGGAAAGCGCCTTTGCTGCAAGCTTTCCCAGCCTTGGTTCCGCCCCGCTGGCGGCGGTAAACCGGGAGGACACCATTGGGGCCGCCATGGCAAACGGTAAGGTACTCCTCTTTTCCAGCCGAGGACGGGCCCTCTGGTCCGTGGACAGCCCCACCGGGGACAGTTCCCCCGAAGCTGCCGCAAACACATCCCTGCTCTACGATGAGCGGGGAATCTACGCCCTCACCAGGAACGGCGCCGCCGGATATGGGATCGACGGGAAGCAGCTCTGGACCCTACCGACCCAGGGAACGGCAAGCCCTCCGGCCTTTTCCGATGAGGGAATACTCTACTCCGGGGGCAGCGACTGGGTTCTCTATGCCTACCATATGGAGGATACGGTTAAAATCCGGAAACAGTCCATCTACGGGCCGGCGGCTGAGGGCAGCTACAGTAACGGCGATCCCCGGCCTTCGCCCTGGGCTGCGGACAATGACCGGTATGAACCGGCGGTAATGGGTGAACGGCTTGCTCTCATCTCCACCGCCATACGGAACGGCCAGGTGGGGGCCCGTGAACGGGACTACACAGCCTACCTGATGGAAGTAGCCGGAAGCTTGGCGGAGGCCCCGATGAACCAGTCTCTGCTCCATCCCCTGGTCCATGTTCATTATCGGGTGGAAGCGGCTCGGCTCCTATCCTATATCGGCTCCCGGGAAACCGTACCCTTCCTGGCGGATCTCTGCCGCAACGACCCGGACTCCGTGGTCAAATCCACCGCAGCGGAGGCTATCGGTTATATCGGGGTTGATCCCGAGGGAACTGCCTTTACCGCCTTTACCTACCTAATCTTCCCCCTAGCCCCCACCAGGGACGAGCGTCTCATGGCCGCCATAGCTGTAGCCACGGGCTCCCTCTGCCGCTTTTCCGGCCCCCCCTTAAGCGAAACCGGAACCCGGCTCCTGACCGCCCTGGCCAGCCTGGGCCCAAGCTTTGCCCAAGCCGTAGCCCGCAAGGAACTCCACTCCCTCTATTACTAAGCCGGGAACGTAGGCGCTATTGTAAACAATCCATTTTCCCACCATACTATAAGGAAAAGAGAGCCTGGACCTTTGGTCCGGGTTCGATGAATCCGAGGAGTGGTTATATGTTCCCGCATAGATATATATGCTTATGTACCCTGATATTGGCCCTGGTTCCCTTGGCGTCCCTCTTCCCGCAGGTTGATTCCGGAGAATTGTCGGCGGGGCAGGAACCGGTGGAATTCATTAACTATGAAGGACCCCAGAGCCGTATCGAAACCCGGGCGCAGATCCGGAGTATCGGGTTTGCCCTAGGCCAGGCTGTTCGGTCCGGCGCCTCCAACACCGGGGCCGGCAGCCGTTATTTTGTGATCCACTCGGTGAGCGATCCCGAGGGGACGAAGCTTGACGCTGATATTTTGGGACTCGGGCTTAATGTAGGGGTAGATCATATACGCAACCTCCGGCTGATCATCCAGGGCTACCTTGAAGGGGCTTACGCATACAGCGAGCGGGATGCCGCCACCCTGGCCCAGTTTATCACCATTTACAATGCGGTATTCCGCGGGAAATGGGAGTTCTGGAACTCGAAGTACAAAACACCGGTAATCGGAAACCTGACCCCGGAAAAAGTAGGGCTTTCCACCCGCTATGACCAGTGGCCGGGAAACGCACTAATAGTGATTCCCCTCCAAACCGCCCTGGCCGGTTCCCTCAGCGCCATTGATACCAGTACCCTGACCGAGGGCGAGGTGATCGACGAACTGCGCCAGGACGACGACCGGGGCATTCCCCCGCGGCGTGATATGGTTGATATCAAAGAACGGGAAGCCGACCAGGCGGAACAGAAGGCTGCGGAACAACGGCGGGATGTGGTTAAGGAAGAACAGGCCATTGTCCAGGACCGGCAGCAAAACGCCGAGGAGCGAAAGCAGATCGAAGAAGACCGGAAGCAGGTCCAGGAGGACAAGGAAGCCGGTAAGATAACGGAAGATGAAGCGAAGAAAACTGAGGATGAACTTGCCGCCCGGGAAGCCGCCTCTGACGAAAAGGAAGAGGAGTTAGCCCAGCGGGAAGAGGCGCTGGAAGAGAAGCGGGAAGAAGCCCAAAAGTCCGAGGAATTTGCGGAACAGAAATCCGCCGAAGCCCAGGCGGAACGGCAGGAAATAGCCCAGGATCAGCAGGGCATTATCAACCAGGAAGCCGCCCAGGAGCCCACAGGAATACTGGGGATGAACCTCTTAAACGCCGATTCCGCCCTGGGACGGCTTGTACGGCTTGCGGCCGATTCAGCGGAGGTACTTAAATCTTCCGCCATGAACAGCATCAATGCCCGGACCCTCACCCTTATTGACGGGAAAATCCTGGCGGTGGCCGGGGAAAACCGGGGAAACAGCGCCATACGGCTGGTGGAGATCAACCCCGCTACCCTGGAGATGGCCGCACAGGGGGACGACGATATCCACCCCCGGAGTCTCCTCTGGGTGAACGGTTCGGATATCTACGCCTTCACGGTTTCTGCGGAGGGCCTCTTCTTAGGCCGGTATAACACAAGCCTTGCCCGCCAGGCACGGTCAAGCGTCACGGTGCATCCCTTTGCTACGGTGACCTTCCATGATGATGTACTTGTTACTCAGAACACCGATGGTCAGGCGGTCGTTCTCAATGCTCAGAATCTGACCGAAAGGAAGTAGCACTTATGCAGAATGTAACGCCAGGAATGGTGTCGAAGTTTTTGAATCCCCTAACGGTTATTTTGATTGCCGTGGGGATCCTGGTGGTAGCATTATTGGGCACCAGCGTTTATATTGTGGACCAGACCGAAGAATCGGTCATAACCCGGTTCGGGAAGTTCCACAACATCAGCGGGCCGGGGCTCCATATCCGCCTGCCCTTTG
It includes:
- a CDS encoding P83/100 family protein; its protein translation is MFPHRYICLCTLILALVPLASLFPQVDSGELSAGQEPVEFINYEGPQSRIETRAQIRSIGFALGQAVRSGASNTGAGSRYFVIHSVSDPEGTKLDADILGLGLNVGVDHIRNLRLIIQGYLEGAYAYSERDAATLAQFITIYNAVFRGKWEFWNSKYKTPVIGNLTPEKVGLSTRYDQWPGNALIVIPLQTALAGSLSAIDTSTLTEGEVIDELRQDDDRGIPPRRDMVDIKEREADQAEQKAAEQRRDVVKEEQAIVQDRQQNAEERKQIEEDRKQVQEDKEAGKITEDEAKKTEDELAAREAASDEKEEELAQREEALEEKREEAQKSEEFAEQKSAEAQAERQEIAQDQQGIINQEAAQEPTGILGMNLLNADSALGRLVRLAADSAEVLKSSAMNSINARTLTLIDGKILAVAGENRGNSAIRLVEINPATLEMAAQGDDDIHPRSLLWVNGSDIYAFTVSAEGLFLGRYNTSLARQARSSVTVHPFATVTFHDDVLVTQNTDGQAVVLNAQNLTERK